The following proteins are encoded in a genomic region of Actinomycetota bacterium:
- a CDS encoding mechanosensitive ion channel family protein: MEGLTEWLGLSSTTHTKLILTGVVILVLILGRTIVARALIRRSPDDIEILYRTRKGTTYVAVLVGVIAVVAIWFEALGGLGTFLGLTAAGIAIALSDVLKNFAGWVYIVLRRPLRVDDRIEIAGHKGDVVDVRMFRFSLLEIGNWVDADQSTGRIVHVPNGKVFTEPIGSYTEGFSYVWHELPVLVTFESDWHRAEELILEAMNAHSPDVSEAAGRQIREAASAYKIRYRHLEPTVYVRVETSGVLLTGRVLVEVRTRRGVEQQIWRAILDAFHLEPRVQFAYPTIRTYSPPPPER; encoded by the coding sequence GTGGAGGGTCTGACCGAGTGGCTCGGGCTGTCGTCCACGACCCACACCAAGCTCATCCTCACGGGGGTCGTGATCCTCGTGCTGATCCTGGGGCGGACGATCGTCGCCCGAGCGTTGATCCGACGCTCACCGGACGACATCGAGATCCTCTACCGCACACGCAAGGGCACGACCTACGTCGCCGTCCTCGTCGGCGTCATCGCGGTCGTCGCGATCTGGTTCGAGGCGCTCGGCGGTCTCGGCACGTTCCTCGGTCTGACCGCGGCCGGTATCGCCATCGCGCTGTCGGACGTGCTCAAGAACTTCGCGGGATGGGTCTACATCGTGCTGCGTCGTCCCCTCCGCGTCGACGACCGCATCGAGATCGCGGGGCACAAGGGCGACGTCGTCGACGTGCGCATGTTCCGCTTCTCGCTGCTCGAGATCGGGAACTGGGTCGACGCCGACCAGTCCACCGGCCGCATCGTGCACGTCCCGAACGGCAAGGTGTTCACCGAGCCCATCGGGTCCTACACCGAGGGGTTCAGCTACGTCTGGCACGAGCTGCCGGTGCTCGTCACGTTCGAGTCCGACTGGCATCGCGCCGAGGAGCTGATCCTCGAGGCGATGAACGCGCACTCCCCGGACGTCAGCGAGGCCGCTGGCCGACAGATCCGCGAGGCCGCCTCGGCCTACAAGATCCGCTACCGCCACCTCGAGCCGACGGTGTACGTGCGGGTCGAGACGTCGGGTGTGCTGCTCACGGGCCGGGTCCTCGTCGAGGTGAGGACCCGTCGGGGCGTCGAGCAGCAGATCTGGCGCGCCATCCTCGACGCGTTCCACCTCGAGCCGCGGGTCCAGTTCGCCTACCCGACGATCAGGACCTACTCGCCACCACCGCCCGAGAGGTGA